The following are from one region of the Chanos chanos chromosome 10, fChaCha1.1, whole genome shotgun sequence genome:
- the cfap91 gene encoding cilia- and flagella-associated protein 91, which yields MSVSKTVTFPRNNDFRRGFSEQRAYDHLYDPVYTVSSEVDNARQSFRANASLDRVRKVPEFKNMFSNLPHHPSYTMRLDPLHASTDQHWRGQARENSTQLTGIAPHYRSQETKNKECIVTGADGWKYFKRPVSMFEQIPPYVVTALHNRHPYPDTAGGQERTPTPFERTVGVQTMYRESEAQTDPYSPLYTLRSGAELPELLTMPKLTWGSGLPAGLTEVEWIERSRQVEKLPTLNDPSQLGKVKRTLKKMEREKWAIREKEIEKLQEDRLALSMQNLLQRLAQRRAVRAECLSKYASQQQQEKEERMKKNQREYERTLRRLLAKRNLGGRSLRRDIIKEYSDYGSQVYAPLTRNGVFLDQNAQRYVVDTNVLDHYEALLKFEGDLPASEVVPLIKAPKLKRPTCRELKNMKDQEALKKEVLRMEEEKKNPLRLLKRIEKPVPLPPAPKVEAPPEGYEEKELAVIFLQKLLRGRAVQKQMFEGLEKHRNLIQELRTTHALQREGQELQESEKAVTLSLQKEAERHAVKVSVRDSRVAALSGAMVVDKLDALSLVLVRLQDEEQARVFMAKANRVRHLRVAEESKRRQEEEKKRAEVDEIYRQVVKVHQDTADQYLKEVIEDTVAQTADTQAREEIPRLAEKINDDAYAAEKTRNSQQSEEIVEQLVTSILIPGVQIISAHNKVREEQQKQLQASRAVITESIETSVVPSAECQGSLGPYVAQTLPPPSTRQPVSDVTDHVREGFSTAPDATACSPATSDSHPGATTAVEHKAAEVRETDKDQAKESESS from the exons ATGAGTGTTTCTAAAACTGTTACGTTTCCCAGGAACAATGATTTTAGGAGAGGCTTTAGTGAACAGAGAGCATATGACCATCTGTACG ATCCGGTTTACACCGTGTCCAGTGAAGTGGATAACGCTCGACAAAGTTTTAGAGCAAACGCGTCACTGGATCGAGTG AGGAAGGTTCCGGAATTCAAGAACATGTTTAGTAATCTGCCCCATCACCCCAGCTACACTATGCGCCTAGATCCACTTCACGCCTCCACTGACCAGCACTGGAGAGGACAGGCACGAGAGAACAGTACCCAGCTGACAGG AATCGCACCTCATTATCGCTCtcaggaaacaaaaaacaaggaaTGCATTGTGACTGGAGCTGATGGCTGGAAGTATTTCAAAcg TCCCGTATCCATGTTTGAGCAGATTCCCCCTTATGTTGTCACTGCCTTACACAA CCGTCACCCTTACCCCGACACCGCTGGGGGCCAGGAACGCACCCCGACCCCGTTCGAGCGCACGGTCGGGGTCCAGACGATGTATCGGGAGAGCGAGGCACAGACTGATCCTTACTCACCCCTCTACACTCTCCGTAGTGGGGCAGAGCTCCCTGAACTTCTCACGATGCCTAAACTAACATGGG GCAGTGGGTTACCGGCTGGACTGACAGAGGTTGAGTGGATAGAGAGATCACGCCAAGTGGAGAAACTGCCAACGCTGAACGACCCCAGCCAGCTGGGCAAGGTCAAGAGGACGCTGAAAAAGATGGAAAGGGAGAAGTGGGccattagagagaaagagatagagaa GTTGCAGGAGGATCGTCTGGCCTTGAGTATGCAGAACTTGCTCCAGAGGCTCGCCCAGCGGAGAGCTGTCCGAGCGGAGTGCCTGAGTAAATACGCCtcccagcagcagcaggaaAAGGAGGAGCGCATGAAGAAGAACCAGCGTGAATATGAGAGGA CGCTGCGGAGGCTGTTGGCAAAGAGGAATTTGGGTGGACGGTCCCTGCGTCGTGACATCATTAAGGAATATTCGGATTATGGGTCTCAGGTTTATGCCCCTCTGACCCGTAATGGAGTATTCCTTGACCAGAATGCCCAACGCTATGTGGTTGACACCAACGTCCTCGACCACTATGAAG CTCTGTTGAAGTTTGAAGGAGATCTCCCAGCCTCTGAAGTGGTGCCGCTGATAAAAGCTCCCAAACTCAAGCGCCCTACCTGCAGGGAACTGAAGAACATGAAGGACCAGGAA GCTTTGAAAAAGGAGGTGCTTCGcatggaagaggagaagaagaaccCTCTACGCCTCCTCAAAAGGATTGAGAAACCTGTCCCTCTACCCCCAGCCCCTAAGGTGGAAGCCCCCCCTGAG GGATATGAGGAGAAGGAGCTGGCTGTCATCTTCCTGCAGAAACTTCTGCGAGGTAGAGCTGTACAGAAACAG ATGTTTGAAGGTTTGGAGAAGCATAGGAACTTAATTCAAGAGCTGCGCACCACCCATGCTCTGCAGAGGGAGGGACAAGAGCTCCAGGAATCAGAGAAAGCagtcacactgtctctacagAAAGAGGCAGAGCGACACGCAGTAAAG GTGTCTGTGAGGGACAGCCGTGTGgctgccctgtcaggggccaTGGTTGTGGATAAGCTTGACGCCCTGTCCCTGGTGCTGGTCAGACTGCAGGATGAGGAACAAGCCCGTGTCTTCATGGCCAAGGCTAACAGGGTCCGCCACCTTCGTGTGGCCGAGGAGAGTAAACGGAggcaggaagaggaaaagaaacgTGCTGAAGTGGACGAAATCTACAGACAG GTGGTGAAAGTGCACCAGGACACGGCGGATCAGTACCTGAAGGAAGTGATCGAGGACACGGTGGCTCAGACAGCCGACACTCAGGCAAGAGAGGAGATTCCACGCCTGGCCGAGAAAATCAACGACGACGCCTACGCCGCGGAGAAAAC GCGGAACAGCCAGCAGTCAGAAGAGATTGTGGAACAGCTGGTCACCAGCATCCTCATCCCTGGAGTTCAGATAATCTCTGCCCACAACAAAG TGAGGGAGGAGCAGCAAAAACAGCTCCAGGCATCCCGCGCTGTCATCACGGAGAGCATCGAAACTTCTGTCGTTCCCTCGGCTGAGTGTCAAGGGTCACTGGGACCTTATGTAGCCCAGacactcccccctccctccacacgTCAGCCTGTGTCTGACGTGACCGACCATGTGAGAGAAGGTTTCTCCACAGCCCCAGATGCTACTGCCTGTAGCCCAGCAACATCCGACTCACATCCTGGGGCTACCACAGCAGTAGAGCATAAGGCAGCGGAGGTCCGAGAAACTGACAAGGACCAAGCCAAAGAAAGCGAGAGCAGCTAG